The proteins below are encoded in one region of Paenisporosarcina cavernae:
- a CDS encoding YpdA family putative bacillithiol disulfide reductase produces MKQEEIIVIGSGPCGMSAAIELQKKGFNPLIIEKGNIVQAIYNYPTHQTFFSTSEKLAIGDVPFIVEQRKPSRNQALVYYREVAKQHKLRLHRLEEVLDVTKIENEFKVMTNKSTYLTKRVVIATGYYEQPNMLGIDGEKLPHVYHYFKEGHPFFDMDVVVIGGKNSAIDAALELNKAGARVTVVYRGTEYSKSIKPWILPEFDGLVRNGEITMHFNSQVSSIKESSVIANVDGETKELKADAVFAMIGYHPDHKFLKSCGVELDDLTGRPIVKEETMETSVPNLYIAGVIAAGNNANEIFIENGRFHGHAIAADIDSKSLETNE; encoded by the coding sequence TTGAAACAAGAAGAAATTATCGTTATTGGTAGTGGACCGTGCGGTATGTCCGCTGCAATTGAACTGCAAAAGAAAGGATTTAATCCTTTAATTATAGAAAAAGGGAATATTGTTCAAGCAATTTACAATTACCCAACGCATCAAACATTTTTTAGTACGAGTGAAAAACTAGCAATTGGAGATGTTCCTTTCATTGTAGAGCAACGAAAGCCTTCTCGGAATCAAGCGCTAGTTTATTATCGTGAAGTGGCAAAACAGCATAAACTGAGATTACACCGATTAGAGGAAGTACTTGACGTCACAAAAATTGAAAATGAGTTCAAAGTAATGACGAACAAATCTACTTACTTAACAAAACGAGTCGTAATCGCAACAGGCTACTATGAACAACCAAATATGTTAGGTATTGATGGAGAAAAATTGCCGCACGTTTATCATTACTTTAAAGAGGGACACCCATTTTTTGATATGGATGTTGTCGTAATTGGAGGAAAGAACTCGGCTATCGATGCTGCGTTAGAATTAAACAAGGCCGGCGCAAGAGTAACAGTGGTTTACCGAGGCACGGAGTATTCGAAAAGTATTAAACCATGGATTTTACCTGAGTTTGATGGATTAGTACGTAACGGGGAAATCACCATGCATTTTAATTCCCAAGTTTCCTCTATCAAAGAAAGTTCGGTCATTGCAAATGTAGATGGCGAAACGAAGGAATTAAAAGCAGATGCTGTTTTTGCAATGATCGGTTATCATCCAGATCATAAATTCCTCAAAAGTTGTGGAGTGGAGCTGGATGATCTTACCGGAAGACCAATTGTGAAAGAAGAAACAATGGAAACATCCGTTCCGAATTTATATATAGCGGGAGTCATTGCAGCCGGTAACAATGCAAACGAAATATTTATTGAAAATGGACGATTTCATGGGCATGCAATTGCAGCAGATATCGATTCAAAATCATTGGAAACAAACGAATAA
- a CDS encoding asparaginase, with the protein MKKIGVIHTGGTISMHMDSSIGAVVPSDQHPLKQENHLLKSYAHIVEFEPFHLPSPHVTPNEMLHLSLLIKEIAISENLDGVIITHGTDTLEETAYFLDLALHLDIPIILTGAMRSSNEIGADGIYNLISSIRVAIHPDSKGKGVLVVMNDEIHSAQNVTKTSTSNVSTFQSPQYGPIGLITKEDIHFHHMAFQHQRYEVESLHGNVFLLKTYAGMESALLDAVIQLPVKGIVIEGLGQGNVPPSLVPGIIALRERHVPVIMVSRCYNGIAQPVYGYLGGGKMLEQYGVRFEHGLSGPKARIKLLLEISEQHTGFKK; encoded by the coding sequence GTGAAAAAAATTGGCGTAATACATACAGGTGGGACAATCTCGATGCACATGGATTCTTCCATAGGAGCAGTTGTTCCAAGTGATCAACATCCTCTAAAACAAGAGAATCATCTTTTAAAATCGTATGCTCATATTGTGGAGTTTGAACCATTTCATTTACCATCACCTCATGTAACACCAAACGAAATGCTTCATCTTTCCTTATTAATAAAAGAGATCGCCATTTCAGAGAATTTGGATGGTGTGATCATTACACACGGAACAGACACGCTCGAAGAAACAGCATACTTTTTAGATTTGGCACTCCATCTAGATATCCCTATTATTTTGACAGGTGCCATGCGCTCTTCAAATGAAATAGGTGCAGATGGTATTTATAATTTAATTTCTTCCATCCGAGTGGCTATCCACCCTGATTCGAAAGGAAAAGGCGTTTTAGTCGTAATGAATGATGAAATACATTCCGCACAAAATGTTACGAAAACATCGACTAGTAATGTCAGCACATTCCAAAGTCCTCAATATGGCCCAATCGGGTTAATTACAAAAGAAGACATCCATTTTCATCACATGGCTTTTCAGCACCAACGCTATGAGGTGGAATCACTACATGGAAATGTATTTTTATTGAAAACATATGCGGGAATGGAATCTGCACTTCTTGATGCCGTGATTCAGTTACCTGTTAAAGGGATAGTGATAGAAGGATTAGGACAGGGTAATGTACCTCCTAGTTTAGTTCCTGGAATCATAGCATTACGTGAGCGTCATGTTCCTGTTATTATGGTCTCAAGATGCTACAACGGCATTGCACAACCTGTTTACGGATACTTAGGTGGTGGAAAAATGTTAGAACAATATGGCGTTCGATTTGAACATGGATTAAGTGGGCCTAAAGCCCGGATAAAATTGTTATTAGAGATTTCTGAGCAACACACAGGTTTTAAAAAATAA
- the prsW gene encoding glutamic-type intramembrane protease PrsW yields MLFLLSVAIAPGLALLSFFYLRNDIASEPSKTLFQTFLYGAILTFPLLFLQFVFEEENFLGHSYLRDVLISSSLEEFFKWFILLIAIYQHVEFDDPYDGILYGASISLGFATVENILYVFTYGVETAFFRALLPVSSHALFGVVMGYYIGKSKFAMHESKKPLLFLAIFVPLALHVLYNSILSLKEGWLIFMIPFMLFLWLLGLSKVKSAHSHALKYKNDILS; encoded by the coding sequence ATGTTATTTCTTTTGTCTGTTGCGATAGCACCTGGACTTGCGCTATTAAGTTTTTTTTACTTACGAAATGATATAGCAAGTGAACCGTCCAAAACATTATTTCAAACATTTCTCTATGGTGCTATTTTAACGTTTCCTCTCCTGTTTTTACAATTTGTATTCGAAGAAGAAAATTTTTTAGGGCATTCCTATCTTCGGGACGTCCTAATATCAAGCTCTTTAGAAGAATTTTTTAAATGGTTTATTTTACTCATCGCTATATATCAGCACGTGGAATTCGATGATCCATATGATGGGATATTATATGGAGCTAGTATTTCGCTTGGTTTTGCAACAGTTGAGAATATACTGTATGTATTTACATATGGGGTGGAAACAGCATTTTTTCGTGCATTATTACCAGTTTCAAGCCATGCATTATTCGGTGTCGTTATGGGATACTACATAGGAAAATCTAAATTTGCTATGCATGAATCAAAAAAGCCTCTTCTATTCCTAGCGATCTTTGTACCGTTGGCTTTACATGTTCTGTATAACAGTATCCTCTCTCTAAAAGAGGGATGGTTAATTTTCATGATCCCTTTTATGCTTTTTTTGTGGCTGCTTGGTCTATCAAAAGTGAAATCGGCTCACAGCCATGCTTTAAAATATAAAAACGACATTCTTTCCTAG
- the sleB gene encoding spore cortex-lytic enzyme, with protein sequence MKKRGLALLLLFFLVGATTPHAFTDQVLERGAYGDDVVELQSRLQYIGYYTSPIDGKFGYNTYWAVRKFQEQFGLPIDGIAGKKTKQKLVSVTKYDQKFVQTQIKKGKKFTHYGQQKKTEQLPPTFSEKDLQLVANAVYGEARGEPFEGQVAVAAVILNRVEHAEFPNSISGVIFQPGAFTAVDDGQIWLEPNEQAKEAVLDALNGWDPTENAIYYFNPETATSKWIWSRPQIKKIGQHIFCM encoded by the coding sequence ATGAAAAAAAGAGGATTAGCATTATTGCTACTATTTTTTCTTGTTGGTGCAACAACGCCACATGCTTTTACAGATCAAGTGCTCGAACGAGGTGCTTATGGGGATGATGTAGTAGAACTTCAATCACGGCTACAATATATCGGGTACTATACCTCTCCTATTGATGGCAAATTTGGTTATAACACCTATTGGGCAGTACGTAAATTCCAAGAACAGTTTGGACTGCCAATTGATGGTATAGCAGGTAAAAAAACAAAACAAAAATTAGTAAGTGTGACAAAATACGATCAAAAGTTTGTTCAAACACAAATAAAAAAAGGCAAGAAATTCACGCATTATGGTCAACAAAAAAAGACAGAGCAACTTCCTCCTACTTTCTCGGAAAAAGATTTGCAATTAGTTGCTAACGCAGTTTATGGAGAAGCGAGAGGTGAACCTTTTGAAGGTCAAGTTGCAGTAGCAGCCGTGATTTTAAATAGAGTAGAACATGCTGAATTTCCTAATTCTATTTCCGGAGTTATTTTTCAACCTGGAGCATTTACTGCTGTCGATGATGGGCAAATATGGTTAGAACCAAATGAACAAGCGAAAGAGGCTGTGTTAGATGCTTTAAACGGATGGGATCCTACTGAAAATGCCATTTATTATTTTAATCCGGAGACTGCTACAAGCAAATGGATATGGTCTCGTCCTCAGATTAAAAAAATCGGACAGCATATTTTTTGCATGTAA
- a CDS encoding PepSY1/2 domain-containing protein produces the protein MKIVRLLVVIAAIAFFVLWIQAYSAKKDVEQALQAQYTQRISDTSEKMVHLRDAVDQSRMFEDPIARQKPLEDVWRLSSELKNDIGMLPIHTEFRNQWMNYLGRLGNSAQLTAQSKIPAEKWDQVAAGVVVNMKSFEQDWNKASSIQLSQPTSIKQTKKILDEPIAKTNFNGLYTQVKKYSESDFPLTTSEEDVQKKIELKHLKEKKWTQGQVEEKFKQLFPELAKAKLTTSKSKKDAPYPFFEVSFKLGDASGYADFTEKGGNLLSFINNRPIGQAAMSQKELREKGKKYLQQLGIQDVQNTQELENNLVWHFAYARVVGDKQVKVYDDSVQLKLAKDNGQLLGVNTMEYIQKEKISEQEILPIDTKTFFTPDVIVQSHDYAYTENDYLVQRLVHDFVVTQTTKKTSETFRVLVDTETFEVLKVQPLT, from the coding sequence ATGAAAATTGTTCGTTTGTTAGTAGTTATTGCAGCAATTGCATTTTTTGTTTTATGGATTCAAGCTTACTCCGCAAAAAAAGATGTGGAACAAGCACTTCAAGCACAATATACGCAACGAATTAGTGATACCTCTGAAAAGATGGTGCATTTAAGGGATGCTGTCGATCAGTCAAGAATGTTCGAAGATCCAATAGCTCGACAAAAACCGCTAGAGGATGTCTGGAGATTAAGTTCTGAATTAAAAAATGATATCGGGATGTTACCAATCCACACAGAATTTCGAAATCAATGGATGAATTATTTGGGTCGGTTAGGAAATAGTGCACAACTCACTGCGCAATCGAAAATACCTGCAGAGAAGTGGGATCAAGTCGCAGCTGGTGTTGTTGTCAATATGAAGTCTTTTGAACAAGATTGGAACAAAGCATCAAGTATTCAATTAAGTCAACCTACATCTATTAAGCAAACAAAAAAAATACTCGATGAACCGATCGCAAAAACGAATTTTAATGGCTTGTACACACAAGTGAAAAAGTATTCTGAAAGCGATTTCCCATTGACGACAAGTGAAGAAGATGTCCAAAAGAAAATTGAATTAAAGCATTTAAAAGAGAAAAAATGGACGCAAGGTCAAGTGGAAGAAAAATTTAAACAATTATTTCCCGAATTAGCAAAAGCAAAATTAACGACAAGTAAAAGTAAAAAAGACGCACCATATCCTTTTTTCGAGGTTTCATTTAAATTAGGAGATGCATCTGGATATGCGGACTTCACAGAAAAAGGGGGAAATCTCCTATCTTTTATAAATAATCGTCCAATTGGCCAAGCTGCGATGAGTCAAAAGGAACTTCGTGAAAAAGGGAAGAAATATCTTCAACAATTAGGTATTCAAGATGTGCAAAATACACAAGAACTGGAAAATAACCTCGTTTGGCACTTTGCTTATGCTCGTGTTGTAGGGGACAAGCAAGTCAAAGTGTATGATGATAGTGTTCAGCTTAAACTCGCTAAAGATAATGGGCAGCTATTAGGGGTAAATACAATGGAATATATACAAAAGGAAAAAATCTCCGAGCAAGAAATTTTGCCTATTGATACGAAAACGTTTTTCACACCAGATGTTATTGTGCAGTCACATGATTATGCATATACCGAAAATGATTATCTTGTTCAACGGTTAGTACACGATTTTGTCGTCACGCAAACAACTAAAAAGACCAGTGAAACGTTCCGCGTATTAGTGGATACCGAAACATT